One window of the Etheostoma spectabile isolate EspeVRDwgs_2016 chromosome 16, UIUC_Espe_1.0, whole genome shotgun sequence genome contains the following:
- the LOC116704380 gene encoding annexin A1 isoform X2, translating into MAFFKKFFNNVIPQKDPDNSHFIVKDKPKPPYYGTVTPYPNFNATSDASTLQSAIKSKKVDKDVIFAILVKRSNEQRQKIKAVYEASAGQSLDKALQSVLRSHLEDLALALISTPAHFDAYLFRKATKGLGTREHILVEILATRTNQEIREIKRVYKEVYKTELEDVIKAETHGDFTTALLAMLKANKDESTEINNDLIKKDAEVLFEAGEKVKGTNVSAFIDILTTRSAPQLCKTFQQYATISDLTLPKALQLELKGDIEDCLIDIVKCSWNTSAFFAEKLHHAMKNPGTNEDTLIRVLVSRSEVDLKKIVQEYKAMYGVSLQEAIRRETKEHFESGLLALCGPE; encoded by the exons ATGGCCTTCTTCAAGAAATTCTTCAATAATGTCATCCCTCAGAAAGACCCCGACAACAGCCATTTTATA GTGAAGGACAAGCCCAAACCCCCCTATTACGGAACAGTCACTCCTTATCCAAACTTCAACGCCACGAGTGATGCTTCCACTCTTCAAAGTgccattaaaagtaaaa AAGTGGACAAAGATGTGATTTTTGCCATCCTGGTGAAGAGAAGCAACGAGCAGAGACAGAAGATCAAGGCTGTGTATGAAGCGTCTGCTGG GCAGAGTTTGGATAAAGCTCTGCAGTCAGTTCTCCGCTCACATTTGGAGGATTTGGCTCTGGCTCTGATCTCAACGCCCGCTCACTTTGATGCCTACCTGTTCAGGAAGGCTACAAAG GGTTTGGGCACCCGTGAACACATCCTGGTGGAGATTCTGGCAACAAGAACAAATCAAGAGATCCGAGAGATCAAGAGGGTCTACAAAGAAG TGTACAAAACGGAGCTGGAGGACGTTATTAAGGCAGAGACCCATGGTGACTTCACCACGGCCCTCCTGGCTATGCTAAAGGCAAATAAAGACGAGAGCACGGAAATCAACAACGATCTGATCAAAAAGGACGCAGAG GTTCTGTTTGAGGCAGGTGAGAAGGTCAAAGGAACCAATGTTTCTGCCTTCATTGACATCCTGACCACGCGCAGCGCGCCGCAGCTCTGCAAAA CGTTCCAGCAGTATGCTACCATCAGTGACCTCACTTTACCTAAGGCCCTACAGCTGGAGCTGAAGGGAGACATTGAGGACTGTCTCATTGACATTG TGAAATGTTCATGGAACACTTCAGCTTTCTTCGCTGAGAAACTCCATCATGctatgaag AACCCCGGCACAAATGAGGACACACTGATCCGGGTGCTGGTGAGCCGCTCTGAAGTTGACCTGAAGAAGATTGTGCAGGAATACAAGGCCATGTATGGTGTCAGCCTACAGGAGGCCATACGG AGGGAGACTAAGGAACATTTTGAGAGCGGCCTGCTTGCACTGTGTGGACCGGAGTGA
- the LOC116704380 gene encoding annexin A1 isoform X1, with product MAFFKKFFNNVIPQKDPDNSHFIVKDKPKPPYYGTVTPYPNFNATSDASTLQSAIKSKKVDKDVIFAILVKRSNEQRQKIKAVYEASAGQSLDKALQSVLRSHLEDLALALISTPAHFDAYLFRKATKGLGTREHILVEILATRTNQEIREIKRVYKEVYKTELEDVIKAETHGDFTTALLAMLKANKDESTEINNDLIKKDAEVLFEAGEKVKGTNVSAFIDILTTRSAPQLCKTFQQYATISDLTLPKALQLELKGDIEDCLIDIVKCSWNTSAFFAEKLHHAMKNPGTNEDTLIRVLVSRSEVDLKKIVQEYKAMYGVSLQEAIRRETKEHFESGLLALCGPE from the exons ATGGCCTTCTTCAAGAAATTCTTCAATAATGTCATCCCTCAGAAAGACCCCGACAACAGCCATTTTATA GTGAAGGACAAGCCCAAACCCCCCTATTACGGAACAGTCACTCCTTATCCAAACTTCAACGCCACGAGTGATGCTTCCACTCTTCAAAGTgccattaaaagtaaaa AAGTGGACAAAGATGTGATTTTTGCCATCCTGGTGAAGAGAAGCAACGAGCAGAGACAGAAGATCAAGGCTGTGTATGAAGCGTCTGCTGGGCAG AGTTTGGATAAAGCTCTGCAGTCAGTTCTCCGCTCACATTTGGAGGATTTGGCTCTGGCTCTGATCTCAACGCCCGCTCACTTTGATGCCTACCTGTTCAGGAAGGCTACAAAG GGTTTGGGCACCCGTGAACACATCCTGGTGGAGATTCTGGCAACAAGAACAAATCAAGAGATCCGAGAGATCAAGAGGGTCTACAAAGAAG TGTACAAAACGGAGCTGGAGGACGTTATTAAGGCAGAGACCCATGGTGACTTCACCACGGCCCTCCTGGCTATGCTAAAGGCAAATAAAGACGAGAGCACGGAAATCAACAACGATCTGATCAAAAAGGACGCAGAG GTTCTGTTTGAGGCAGGTGAGAAGGTCAAAGGAACCAATGTTTCTGCCTTCATTGACATCCTGACCACGCGCAGCGCGCCGCAGCTCTGCAAAA CGTTCCAGCAGTATGCTACCATCAGTGACCTCACTTTACCTAAGGCCCTACAGCTGGAGCTGAAGGGAGACATTGAGGACTGTCTCATTGACATTG TGAAATGTTCATGGAACACTTCAGCTTTCTTCGCTGAGAAACTCCATCATGctatgaag AACCCCGGCACAAATGAGGACACACTGATCCGGGTGCTGGTGAGCCGCTCTGAAGTTGACCTGAAGAAGATTGTGCAGGAATACAAGGCCATGTATGGTGTCAGCCTACAGGAGGCCATACGG AGGGAGACTAAGGAACATTTTGAGAGCGGCCTGCTTGCACTGTGTGGACCGGAGTGA
- the LOC116704380 gene encoding annexin A1 isoform X3: MAFFKKFFNNVIPQKDPDNSHFIVKDKPKPPYYGTVTPYPNFNATSDASTLQSAIKKVDKDVIFAILVKRSNEQRQKIKAVYEASAGQSLDKALQSVLRSHLEDLALALISTPAHFDAYLFRKATKGLGTREHILVEILATRTNQEIREIKRVYKEVYKTELEDVIKAETHGDFTTALLAMLKANKDESTEINNDLIKKDAEVLFEAGEKVKGTNVSAFIDILTTRSAPQLCKTFQQYATISDLTLPKALQLELKGDIEDCLIDIVKCSWNTSAFFAEKLHHAMKNPGTNEDTLIRVLVSRSEVDLKKIVQEYKAMYGVSLQEAIRRETKEHFESGLLALCGPE; this comes from the exons ATGGCCTTCTTCAAGAAATTCTTCAATAATGTCATCCCTCAGAAAGACCCCGACAACAGCCATTTTATA GTGAAGGACAAGCCCAAACCCCCCTATTACGGAACAGTCACTCCTTATCCAAACTTCAACGCCACGAGTGATGCTTCCACTCTTCAAAGTgccattaaaa AAGTGGACAAAGATGTGATTTTTGCCATCCTGGTGAAGAGAAGCAACGAGCAGAGACAGAAGATCAAGGCTGTGTATGAAGCGTCTGCTGGGCAG AGTTTGGATAAAGCTCTGCAGTCAGTTCTCCGCTCACATTTGGAGGATTTGGCTCTGGCTCTGATCTCAACGCCCGCTCACTTTGATGCCTACCTGTTCAGGAAGGCTACAAAG GGTTTGGGCACCCGTGAACACATCCTGGTGGAGATTCTGGCAACAAGAACAAATCAAGAGATCCGAGAGATCAAGAGGGTCTACAAAGAAG TGTACAAAACGGAGCTGGAGGACGTTATTAAGGCAGAGACCCATGGTGACTTCACCACGGCCCTCCTGGCTATGCTAAAGGCAAATAAAGACGAGAGCACGGAAATCAACAACGATCTGATCAAAAAGGACGCAGAG GTTCTGTTTGAGGCAGGTGAGAAGGTCAAAGGAACCAATGTTTCTGCCTTCATTGACATCCTGACCACGCGCAGCGCGCCGCAGCTCTGCAAAA CGTTCCAGCAGTATGCTACCATCAGTGACCTCACTTTACCTAAGGCCCTACAGCTGGAGCTGAAGGGAGACATTGAGGACTGTCTCATTGACATTG TGAAATGTTCATGGAACACTTCAGCTTTCTTCGCTGAGAAACTCCATCATGctatgaag AACCCCGGCACAAATGAGGACACACTGATCCGGGTGCTGGTGAGCCGCTCTGAAGTTGACCTGAAGAAGATTGTGCAGGAATACAAGGCCATGTATGGTGTCAGCCTACAGGAGGCCATACGG AGGGAGACTAAGGAACATTTTGAGAGCGGCCTGCTTGCACTGTGTGGACCGGAGTGA